The following coding sequences lie in one Crassostrea angulata isolate pt1a10 chromosome 10, ASM2561291v2, whole genome shotgun sequence genomic window:
- the LOC128168057 gene encoding PDZ and LIM domain protein Zasp-like isoform X1, translating into MSDGPVLVRLRRNQSGSQWGFTMQGGYDQGSCLYIQKVNPKSIAYKSGLRVGDGIIRIGNTPAQYLNHPDAKMEIIRAGNELDFVVQRNVVDLGQGDHVDAQLSHHVTESSQSTVEEESTAYRGYTNPNVQSRSFKILQQSLNYSEASGGCSPSDTAKGQVFALSDLLQFVEYQ; encoded by the exons ATGAGTGACGGTCCTGTACTCGTCCGTCTGAGGAGAAATCAGTCCGGGTCGCAATGGGGATTTACCATGCAGGGGGGATATGACCAAGGCTCGTGTTTATATATTCAGAAG GTAAATCCCAAAAGTATTGCGTATAAAAGTGGATTACGTGTTGGAGATGGTATTATAAGGATAGGGAACACCCCAGCACAATATCTCAACCACCCAGACGCCAAAATGGAAATCATAAGGGCCGGGAATGAACTAGATTTCGTCGTTCAGAG aaatgtggTTGATTTGGGACAGGGCGATCACGTTGATGCTCAACTGTCACACCACGTGACCGAATCTAGCCAATCCACAGTCGAGGAAGAATCAACGGCCTACCGTGGATACACCAACCCCAACGTTCAGTCAAGGTCTTTCAAAATCCTCCAACAGTCCCTCAACTATTCCGAAGCCTCAG GTGGTTGCTCTCCCTCAGACACCGCCAAGGGACAAGTCTTTGCCCTCAGTGACTTATTACAATTCGTAGAAT ATCAGTAA
- the LOC128168057 gene encoding synaptopodin 2-like protein isoform X2 — protein sequence MSDGPVLVRLRRNQSGSQWGFTMQGGYDQGSCLYIQKVNPKSIAYKSGLRVGDGIIRIGNTPAQYLNHPDAKMEIIRAGNELDFVVQRNVVDLGQGDHVDAQLSHHVTESSQSTVEEESTAYRGYTNPNVQSRSFKILQQSLNYSEASDQ from the exons ATGAGTGACGGTCCTGTACTCGTCCGTCTGAGGAGAAATCAGTCCGGGTCGCAATGGGGATTTACCATGCAGGGGGGATATGACCAAGGCTCGTGTTTATATATTCAGAAG GTAAATCCCAAAAGTATTGCGTATAAAAGTGGATTACGTGTTGGAGATGGTATTATAAGGATAGGGAACACCCCAGCACAATATCTCAACCACCCAGACGCCAAAATGGAAATCATAAGGGCCGGGAATGAACTAGATTTCGTCGTTCAGAG aaatgtggTTGATTTGGGACAGGGCGATCACGTTGATGCTCAACTGTCACACCACGTGACCGAATCTAGCCAATCCACAGTCGAGGAAGAATCAACGGCCTACCGTGGATACACCAACCCCAACGTTCAGTCAAGGTCTTTCAAAATCCTCCAACAGTCCCTCAACTATTCCGAAGCCTCAG ATCAGTAA